In a genomic window of Anoxybacter fermentans:
- the ileS gene encoding isoleucine--tRNA ligase: protein MPKFKEVDLKSSVNDRENEVLQYWRENNIAEKSVTSREGKPQFVFYEGPPTANGKPGIHHVLARTLKDSVCRYKTMQGYQVKRKAGWDTHGLPVEIEVEKQLGLSSKQEIEEYGIKEFNEKCRQSVWTYEGHWRKMTERIGYWLDMDNPYITLDNDYIETVWWILKKYFDAGLIYEGHKIMPYCPRCGTPLASHEVSLGYKDETIDSIYVKMKVKGKENEYFLVWTTTPWTLPSNVALCVNPEFTYVKVRVTTEQDREEYYILVKERLQAVLGEPENYEVVAEMTGKDLEGIEYEQLLPFLKVDKKAWYVVCGDFVSLEDGTGIVHIAPAFGEDDYQIGQKYDLPLLQPVDKEGKFTEEITPWAGMFVKEADSHITRYLKDQGSLFYKERLTHSYPHCWRCDTPLLYYARKSWYIKTTAYKDRMIAANKKINWYPSYVGEGRFGNWLENLIDWSLSRDRYWGTPLNIWKCEECGKLVSIGSRKELAELAIEDVDPETIELHRPYVDEIHLKCDCGHIMNRTPEVIDCWFDSGSMPYAQWHYPFENKENFDQLFPADFICEGIDQTRGWFYSLLAISTFLFDEPAFKNVMVNDLVLDKNGQKMSKSRGNTVDPWKLIENYGADATRWYLLAVSPPWTPTKFDEDGVKEVFLKFFGTLQNVYSFFTLYANIDNVDPTEFDVAVKEREEIDRWIISRLNSLIKYVNECMEVYELTKAVRAIQDFVVDEVSNWYVRRCRSRFWAPELDTNKKSVYLTLYEVLLTTAKLMAPFAPFISEEIYLNLTHGKENSVHLADYPTHDESLIDEELEKRMALAMDIVSLGRACRNKVQIKVRQPLNKILVDGRKKEILKPVENLVKEELNIKDIHYIENLDQYVNYQVKPNFRILGPKYGSLVKSIAATLARADAKEIVQAIRNEGAVTISVEDKELSLTEEDLDIRVQEREGFIVEMSNENFVILDTELNEDLILEGLAREMISKIQTMRKNANFEITDHIKVEYVSDIDVAKGVEAHLNYIKEETLAQDVKRVVEPGNDFEEWDINGHKTYIKVERV from the coding sequence AGGATTCAGTTTGCCGTTACAAAACCATGCAGGGTTATCAGGTAAAACGGAAAGCTGGTTGGGATACCCACGGCTTGCCGGTGGAGATTGAGGTTGAAAAACAGCTAGGTCTTTCTTCTAAACAGGAAATTGAAGAATACGGTATTAAAGAATTTAACGAAAAATGCCGCCAATCTGTCTGGACCTATGAGGGGCACTGGCGGAAGATGACTGAGAGGATTGGCTATTGGCTAGATATGGATAATCCCTATATTACCCTGGATAATGATTATATAGAAACCGTCTGGTGGATTTTAAAGAAGTATTTTGATGCCGGATTGATTTATGAAGGTCATAAGATTATGCCTTACTGCCCGCGCTGTGGAACTCCGTTAGCATCTCATGAAGTTTCTTTAGGTTATAAAGATGAGACTATTGATTCTATCTATGTTAAGATGAAGGTTAAAGGTAAAGAGAATGAATATTTCCTTGTTTGGACTACTACTCCATGGACACTGCCATCCAACGTGGCTTTATGTGTTAACCCGGAGTTTACCTATGTAAAAGTCAGAGTAACTACTGAGCAAGATAGGGAAGAGTATTATATTCTGGTTAAAGAACGGCTTCAAGCTGTATTGGGCGAGCCTGAAAACTATGAAGTGGTTGCTGAGATGACGGGAAAAGACTTAGAGGGCATTGAGTATGAGCAGTTATTACCATTTCTGAAAGTGGATAAAAAAGCCTGGTATGTAGTCTGTGGGGATTTTGTCTCTCTTGAAGATGGTACTGGTATTGTGCATATAGCTCCTGCTTTTGGTGAAGATGACTATCAGATTGGTCAGAAATATGATTTACCACTGCTTCAGCCTGTTGATAAAGAAGGAAAATTTACAGAAGAGATTACTCCATGGGCTGGTATGTTTGTAAAAGAAGCAGATTCTCATATTACCCGGTATTTGAAAGATCAGGGTTCTCTCTTTTATAAAGAACGGTTAACCCACTCTTATCCACATTGTTGGAGATGTGATACTCCACTCCTTTATTATGCACGTAAGTCCTGGTATATTAAGACCACAGCTTATAAAGATCGAATGATTGCAGCGAACAAAAAGATTAATTGGTATCCATCTTATGTAGGAGAGGGCCGTTTTGGTAATTGGTTGGAGAATTTGATTGACTGGTCCTTATCCCGTGATCGGTACTGGGGAACTCCTTTAAATATCTGGAAATGTGAAGAGTGCGGTAAGTTGGTTTCTATCGGTTCCAGAAAAGAACTGGCAGAACTTGCTATTGAAGATGTTGATCCGGAAACTATTGAACTGCATCGTCCTTATGTGGATGAGATTCATCTAAAGTGTGATTGTGGACATATTATGAACCGTACTCCTGAGGTTATTGATTGCTGGTTTGATTCCGGTTCTATGCCATATGCACAGTGGCATTATCCATTTGAGAATAAAGAGAATTTTGATCAACTCTTCCCGGCAGATTTTATCTGTGAAGGTATTGACCAGACTAGAGGTTGGTTCTATTCACTTCTAGCTATTTCTACCTTCTTATTTGATGAGCCAGCATTTAAAAATGTAATGGTTAATGACCTGGTGCTGGATAAAAATGGTCAGAAGATGTCCAAATCCAGAGGAAATACTGTTGATCCGTGGAAATTGATTGAAAACTATGGTGCAGATGCTACCCGTTGGTATCTTTTGGCAGTATCTCCTCCCTGGACTCCAACCAAATTTGACGAAGATGGAGTAAAAGAAGTCTTTTTGAAGTTTTTCGGTACACTGCAAAATGTTTACTCTTTCTTTACCCTGTATGCTAATATTGATAATGTTGATCCTACTGAGTTTGATGTAGCAGTAAAAGAGCGGGAAGAGATCGATCGCTGGATTATCTCCCGTCTAAACAGTTTGATTAAATATGTTAATGAATGTATGGAGGTTTATGAGCTTACTAAAGCGGTTCGTGCTATCCAGGATTTTGTGGTTGATGAAGTCTCTAACTGGTATGTACGTCGCTGTCGGAGTAGATTTTGGGCACCAGAACTGGATACCAACAAAAAATCAGTATATTTGACTCTCTATGAAGTACTTCTTACTACTGCAAAATTGATGGCACCATTTGCTCCATTTATATCAGAAGAAATTTATCTGAACTTAACCCATGGTAAAGAGAATTCAGTTCATCTGGCTGATTACCCAACTCATGATGAAAGTTTAATCGATGAGGAATTAGAAAAGCGTATGGCTCTGGCAATGGATATTGTTTCTTTAGGTCGTGCTTGCCGGAATAAGGTTCAGATCAAAGTACGTCAGCCTTTGAATAAGATTTTGGTTGATGGCCGGAAAAAAGAGATTCTTAAACCAGTAGAGAATCTGGTTAAAGAAGAGCTGAATATAAAAGATATTCACTATATTGAAAACTTAGATCAATATGTAAATTATCAGGTTAAGCCTAACTTTAGAATCCTGGGACCCAAATACGGTAGTCTGGTCAAATCCATAGCAGCAACCCTGGCGAGAGCTGATGCTAAAGAGATTGTCCAGGCCATCAGGAATGAAGGTGCTGTCACTATTTCTGTAGAAGATAAGGAGTTATCTTTAACTGAAGAAGATCTGGATATTCGGGTTCAGGAGCGGGAAGGTTTTATTGTAGAGATGAGCAATGAAAACTTTGTGATTCTGGATACCGAATTAAATGAAGACCTGATTTTAGAAGGTCTGGCTCGTGAGATGATATCCAAAATCCAGACCATGAGAAAAAATGCTAACTTTGAAATTACCGATCATATTAAAGTCGAATATGTAAGTGATATAGATGTGGCTAAAGGTGTAGAAGCACATTTGAATTATATAAAAGAAGAGACACTGGCACAGGATGTAAAACGGGTTGTAGAACCGGGTAATGATTTCGAAGAGTGGGATATTAACGGTCACAAGACATATATTAAGGTTGAGCGGGTGTAA
- a CDS encoding ISL3 family transposase produces MQYNNIIKFLDLPDIIATEIISTEDRYIFIAEAKKNHIVCPQCGNITNKIHDTKWQNIRDIPIRGKLVIIRLLKKRYRCPYCHKRGIPEKYESIDKYARKTKRFDKYLAKETVSKDYSKVARENGLSYTAVNNAVKKVVDPLIKQQVSKLSQLKAISIDEFAVLKRHKYGVSITDPINRELIDILPTRKKDDLIDYFNCWEDEQRRQIQSISMDMWRPFKAVADAAFTHAKIVIDKFHLVTLMNRALDEVRKQVQQTVNNHQRRKFFQSRLLLQKRAEELTDEEHEKLIKLFELSPALEKAWELKEEFRDLLQLDDVKEATRALKRWYKEVIKSKLMPFYQVKKIIQRWEEKILNYFKTKITNGFAEGINNKIKLIKRIGYGVPNVMNLRRRVFNAMLSY; encoded by the coding sequence ATGCAATATAATAATATCATAAAATTTCTTGATTTGCCAGACATTATTGCAACTGAAATTATTTCAACGGAGGACAGATATATTTTTATCGCTGAAGCAAAGAAAAATCACATTGTGTGTCCTCAGTGTGGTAATATCACTAATAAAATCCATGATACAAAATGGCAAAATATTAGAGACATCCCCATAAGAGGTAAACTAGTAATCATTAGACTTCTAAAGAAAAGATATCGTTGTCCTTATTGTCATAAGAGGGGTATCCCTGAAAAATATGAAAGTATTGATAAATATGCCCGTAAAACCAAACGCTTTGATAAATATCTTGCTAAAGAAACTGTCAGCAAGGATTATTCTAAAGTTGCTAGAGAAAACGGGTTAAGTTATACAGCTGTTAATAATGCAGTTAAAAAAGTAGTTGACCCTCTCATTAAACAACAAGTTTCAAAACTTAGTCAATTAAAAGCCATCAGTATCGATGAATTTGCAGTTTTAAAACGCCATAAATATGGAGTTAGCATTACAGATCCAATTAATCGGGAGTTAATTGACATTTTACCTACTCGCAAAAAGGATGATTTAATTGACTACTTTAATTGTTGGGAAGATGAACAAAGACGACAGATTCAATCGATCTCTATGGATATGTGGCGGCCGTTCAAAGCAGTAGCAGATGCAGCATTTACTCATGCAAAAATTGTTATAGATAAATTTCATCTTGTAACTTTAATGAACAGAGCCCTTGATGAAGTTAGAAAACAAGTTCAACAAACAGTAAATAATCATCAGAGAAGAAAGTTTTTTCAAAGTCGTTTATTACTCCAAAAACGAGCTGAAGAATTGACAGATGAAGAACATGAAAAGCTCATCAAATTATTTGAACTCAGTCCAGCTCTAGAAAAGGCCTGGGAATTAAAAGAGGAATTCAGAGACCTATTGCAGCTAGATGATGTGAAAGAAGCCACCAGAGCTCTAAAAAGGTGGTATAAAGAAGTAATAAAAAGCAAGCTGATGCCTTTTTACCAGGTAAAAAAGATAATACAAAGATGGGAAGAAAAAATACTAAATTATTTTAAGACTAAGATAACCAATGGCTTTGCTGAGGGTATCAATAACAAGATTAAATTGATCAAAAGGATTGGATATGGTGTTCCAAATGTTATGAATCTAAGGAGAAGAGTATTTAATGCAATGTTAAGTTATTAA